The Candidatus Binataceae bacterium sequence TCGTTCGGGCGCCGCGGTCGCGCGTGATCGCAAGTGAGATCCGAGGCGTGACGTGATCGTCGAAAGCCATTGCCACATTATCGCGCCCGATCAAAGTAAGTATCCGCGCGATCTCGGGCCGAGTCCGGCGGCGTGGGTGCGCGATTTGTCCGCGGAGGATTTCATCGCGATGAATGATGCCGCCGGCGTAGAGCGTGCGATTCTGGTGCAGGCCTTCGGCGCCTATCGATACGACAACAGCTACGTCGCCGATGCTGCCGTGCAATATCCCAAGCGGTTCGTCGCGGTATGTATCGTCGATGCGCTCCAGCCCGATGCGCCGCAAACGCTCGAATACTGGGTAAAGGAGCGCGGCGTCGCCGGACTGCGCGTCGTCACCTGGACTGAGCCTGAGCTGATGCTCGACGATCCGCGGCTCGATCCCGTGTGGACGCGCGCATCGGAGCTTCGCATCCCGGTCTGCGTGCTGACCAACTTCCCCCAGGTGCCGCGACTTAAACGGGTGCTGGAAAGATTCAGCGAGCTTCGGCTGGCGCTTGATCACCTGGGACTGCCGCGGCTCGACGACGGGCCGCATTTCCCGAACGAGCAGCCAATCTTCGATCTCGCGCGCTTTCCAAATTTCTACGGCAAGTTCTCATCGTGGACGATCGCCGCGGCGGCGAAAAACGGCGAACAAGCGCGCCTCGATTTCTTTCGCCGGCTCCTCGATGCGTTCGGCGCTGAGCGCCTGATGTGGGGCACGAACTTCCCCGCGAGCAACGATCGCAGCTTCAAGGGTTTCGTCGATTATGCGCAGGAACAGCTCGCATTCATGTCGCTTGAAGAGCGGCGATGGATTTTCGGCGACACCGCGCTGAGTCTCTGGCCGATGTT is a genomic window containing:
- a CDS encoding amidohydrolase family protein encodes the protein MIVESHCHIIAPDQSKYPRDLGPSPAAWVRDLSAEDFIAMNDAAGVERAILVQAFGAYRYDNSYVADAAVQYPKRFVAVCIVDALQPDAPQTLEYWVKERGVAGLRVVTWTEPELMLDDPRLDPVWTRASELRIPVCVLTNFPQVPRLKRVLERFSELRLALDHLGLPRLDDGPHFPNEQPIFDLARFPNFYGKFSSWTIAAAAKNGEQARLDFFRRLLDAFGAERLMWGTNFPASNDRSFKGFVDYAQEQLAFMSLEERRWIFGDTALSLWPMLR